The Polypterus senegalus isolate Bchr_013 chromosome 11, ASM1683550v1, whole genome shotgun sequence sequence GAAAAGATCATCCAGAGGAACATCATTCAGGTAACTAGAGCTCAGGACCTCAAAGTTGCCAAACACAGAGTCGCAGAGTTTATACCCATCAGCATAATTACCAGATCTGTCCGATTTGCAGACTAAAGTGTCTAGCTTCACACCAGGGCTGCCTTTGGTTTCCGTTGTCACATTTTCAATTGAGCTAAGAGGTATCCTAGGTGGAACAGGAGCTGAACTTCCGTCAAGGACCACATCCAACTCCTTTAAAATGGATGAGATGGCAGAGGATAATGAAAAGTCTTCCTCAGAAGAAAGCATCATCCAATCATCCCCCTCACTAGAACTTAAAGGGTGGTTCTCCAAGGACAAGCGCTGAGGAGGCACTTCTCGATTGTTACTGGGTTCAACTACAGGTGGCACAGAATGGGCACCATTAATTGTACCAGTGCCTGTAGTGGCATTAGAACAGTTTTCTGCTAGCATACCAGAGTTTTCTTGTCTTATTTCATCTTGAATTTGGCGCAAGGTATTGGCAATTAGTACACTCCTCCTTAAGCTGGGCTCTGCCATCATTTGACCACGTTGAAACTTGTCTAGAGAAATATTCAGTACAGACTGCCTTTGGTCCAAATACAAGCCTGTACCTTTCTGCATTACAGCTGCCTCAAGTAAGTCATCATCCGAGAGCTTCCGCTTTAATCCTTTACCAATCATTCTTtatcctagaaaaaaaaaaaaaaacaacatttaaatgaaTTGAAAACAAACAAGGTTAACACATAAtgtctaaaaatgtaaaatatccaATCCAACTTTTCTGTAATCAAGTTTTCATTACAGTACATAGATTATAGATTAATAAGGCTCCATCtagattttatatttatacttaaTCTGAGAAAATTGTATTGTTTAAATTGTTAGCAGCAGTTCAGCATGTCCTCTTAAGAACAATGTTCAAAAATGCCAGCCCGGTTTAATGCTTCTGATGTTAAGCGTAGTAGCCAGACTGATATTTAGAAGTAACATACCACTGTAAATTATTTGCCTATTCCTCAATAGCTAGTCAGGTTTAAGCAAGAAACAGTACTTAAAACGTGAACCAGGAAAGCAAGTGCCTGCCAACATCTCTCACAAGTAGACCCATAACTCAGTCTGGGTAGAGAAAAACCATGTGTGCCATACACTTTTAGGCCATATTTCAAAGATAATAAGTACAAGTGCATTTTATATTCAGCCGATATCCGTCCATTAGCTGAAAATATTATTAGCAAAAACATTCTTTCCCAAGACATCTTTTTTTGAATTACATTACCAGGGATGTTGGGAAGTCAGTATGATGAGGGACTATTGCTAGATGATTCATAGGAACATACCAGAATTATTGTAGAAAATGAGGGTTATCAAACTaagtttctgttaaaaaaaaaagaggttatatgtaaattaatgaaaatgcATTGTTTTCTTTACACATTTAAAAACTTAGAATATATTTTGAACACCAGAGTGATTTACTAATAATTCGCTTCCAGTTAAAGTTCATATAGTTTTATTTGCACATATTGCAAaaacattaattatatttataaacagaaaaatgtgtacATGGCACTCATCTTGTAGAATTTGAGGACAAGTTTACTCTTTAAGCTAAAGCTAGGGGGCCAGCTCTCAGTTTCCGCTGCACAcctaaaatgaatttgaaatacGTTTGGGATTTATATTCTGTACATTTCTGTTAAAGCAATGTACCGTTTCCTGGTACTAGAAGCGGAAAACCTAAGTATTTTCCGCTTTACTCACATTGACTGCAGTCTTTACACCTTGGTAGCCAAGTCCTTCACTGGTCGGCACCGTCTTAATAAATATCGTAATCGCGAATCCCTTCGTTCATTAATATCTCGACAATGCAACCAAAATGCATGGACCACCAACATATACAAGGGTAATGCAGCCAAAGTTACAAACGAAGTTATCGTTTGTAAAATACAGGCAAGTGGAGTTTAAAAGTATACGCTGTGCCTACGTGCATTTCAACGCGCACTCCCGCAGACTACAGGCAGTATTAGCAAAATGAGGGTTGCAAGCCGCTGAAATGAGAATCGTCCAGAGTGATTCAAACGACACCGGAAGAAAACTCTTAGCATCGCGTAATTTCGATACACTGCTAGGCACTCCCCTCCCCCAAACAGGAAAGcattagggaggaaaaaaaaaatcttgcaccTAAATCTCTCTCGAGCCGATCGaagcaaactttattttttaaacgaGCTGTCGCCACTCCACAAAATCACGGATGAGCCGAAATTATTTTCTGACAAAATAAATGCACCCGATAAGTATATGGACGTGGGGCCCAAATAACAATTACTCCCCCCCGCGGAAAAGTGAAAAGAACACGGAGACAGAAACCCGGGACGCTAGCGAAGATTAAATGCCACATCCACAACTTATAAAACATGGATTTAAAGTACTGTTTACGTCATATCGtaacattaatattaaatgtTAAGTTGTTAGTGCCCCCATACGCCGGTTTTAATTGGAAAGTACTGTAATCAGTTTGATGTAGAAACTAAGTATACTTTAAGGACTGCTCTACTCCAGTATCACAGCTTTAATTTAACACGCACAACCACATCTAGTCGTGGCATATAATGCAAGTGAAAACGTAACTAGACGAATTTAGCAcaagtacataaaaaaaaaaaaattcaccttaCCGTTGGTTCATCCAGTAATGTAAGAGTTCCAAAGCGAGTGCAAAACTTTAGTTAGATACTATTAAACCGCGCAATAAGAAAATAACCACCACCTTCGTGTTGCCGtcattgaaataaataacatttaacatACGCGTTAAGCAAAATTGAAGTTAATCCCTTTCCCTGGGCAAAGCAAATGACGCCGCCTCTTTCCCGCCTGCAAATTTGAGCTACAAACAGGTACCACCCACTCGCATGCGCAGATGGCCAAACGCGCAATGCATTACGGTAACTGTAGTTCTTCAAGCCATTCCTAAAAATAaaggtactgtactgtatgtattggcAGAAGCAAGCTGTACTTAAAACAAAAAGTCGGCGTAAACATAATtcctattttaataaaagtaaatttttatATGTGCTACTGCATCTGTTTGTTAATCATGTGAACACAAATATTCAAGATACGCATTATGAAtatttactgactgactgacctctgTTTCGGATTCTCTTCAAGAAGACGATTATCATCATTATGACAGTGCAGCTATAAACAGACAAATAACAATGACCTTATAATATAAAACCATAAAtgcttttgtttcatttcaagCATTTACCTTACATGAATAAAGTCAGTGTAAAGcaaatgtattgttaataatacatttacataATGCCTTTCCCACgctgttaataaaacaataattataattcaaAACTGGAAATAGATCCCTGAGGTACAGCAATGCTAATGTAAATACTTCTGAGCAAGTTTTAGTAAAGCTGAGAGAAATATATTCTTTGGCTGCAACACAATATGatgatttcagaaaagaacatttcagaaatgagctccatccttaacacaaCGATATATTTTTATAAACGAGTTTGCAAATCCTTCAACATAATCCTAGTTTTCTTTTAACAGtttaataaatggagaaaaaagtgCATAaattactcatttaaaaaaaaaaaaaaaaaaattaacacactATTCATTTATAGATGACAGGATACATTTTTAGTTGAACAATTAGGCAAACAGTCCagactttaaatgtttaatgctACCAACTGGCATTGTGCTGAAGCTACAGCTGGTCACcatcttttgaaattttatattCTTACAGTTCTCAATGGTCCAAACATGTCCTTCACATTACAAAGTAGATTAAAGTTTAGTGGCCAACCTGCGGCGtataatcaggccgattttttattgatttttaagcacatggagaaaattaacatttgaaaaatcagtaatgtaataaatcagcaagaaaagcaacattgtaacaatgcacggaacggaccaacacacaatcgtccgtgactgaaaattggcggaccgccatcgtgccttgtcctgccagacggagggatgcaaGTGCAcgagtgcactgcgctcaggcgcATGTGGAACAGCaggagagaagaaggacgtccattcggctccctccgtcatgctagtctgctgatttcttgttcagtatgcactgcccgctcgtgcccacctccaactcgtcactcgagttgttgtcgtctttacacagtcctgatgcacatgtgactcacgtagacgtttcatcgctctgtgcggttttggctgcttttctaaatataatccaccaagacacccgaccacggtagtagcgaggtgggaggggggtgtgcacaaagggtagggacgcaaccagtgggagcgtatgagtcgcacttagtgggaattccacggtttgcagctcgaatggggttcaacggcttactcacacctctctgcgccgggtagacacacgctcaatctcatgcataattatttattgaatgctaaacacttctggaaagacacggttgtctaaaacgggttggtgtgagaatacaacagtaagtgaatgaaaagatggaactctagagagagcaaaatacaacacaatagttaagccgcagcataacaaacgccacataattatttattgctagttgaacacttctggaaagacacagttgtctaaaaagggagggtttgaggatacaacagaaagtgaatgaaaagatggaactctggagagagcaacatataattgtccgtgagtgaagaagacgcatgtttgtcgcagatgcgaattgctgtatgtagcgtgtaaaacagtatGCTATgatgcacgcggtcgtgcgtcgtggccgaaaactcggtttttaaagactgcttactttattgtgttttaacctcagttggaaaggattgttttaaggatcccattggatacccctcgcaaactgttttacacgctgcatatggcaattcacctccgtgagaaacatgcctctatgaacagtcaacgtggctcggaggtgccaggagttggtgggcgtggctccttcctgcgtgcgccataggtgtcttgcttGTCTGCGGCTAAGTGAATCCACaacccttccggcgtgctttccatggttgtcttgccttagtgaatttatatatatatatatatatatatatatatatatatatatatatatatatatatatatatatatatatatatatatatatatatatatatatatatatatatatatatatatatatatatatatatatatatatatatatatatagacccaTTTTAAAATAGTGTTAGAAGGAATTCTTCCTCCCCAAAGCACATGAAATTAACTTCTTTGCACCTCCGTTACA is a genomic window containing:
- the sertad3 gene encoding SERTA domain-containing protein 3, whose protein sequence is MIGKGLKRKLSDDDLLEAAVMQKGTGLYLDQRQSVLNISLDKFQRGQMMAEPSLRRSVLIANTLRQIQDEIRQENSGMLAENCSNATTGTGTINGAHSVPPVVEPSNNREVPPQRLSLENHPLSSSEGDDWMMLSSEEDFSLSSAISSILKELDVVLDGSSAPVPPRIPLSSIENVTTETKGSPGVKLDTLVCKSDRSGNYADGYKLCDSVFGNFEVLSSSYLNDVPLDDLFLDIDTSVYERESGSLGSVLSGRTFSTTAGEELLKYLPSCSPSFTTNPSCRDLNELEHIMEILVGS